From the Bacteroidia bacterium genome, one window contains:
- a CDS encoding sodium:calcium antiporter — protein MHEILHVAIITLSILALWQGAVWTVTSAARLARRFGVSELVIGLTVVAIGTSAPEFAVSIGAAVKGHPDLAIANVVGSNIFNLGFILGIVLLVRTVPTTRTMVFRDGIMLSGTGTLLLVFLSDHQLGSFEGAILLALLLGYILLLYLKRDVAREELPAGDFHWWDVPMVLLGITCIVLGAHFLVASSTVLARAAGISEWTIGISIVAVGTSMPEFVTSFVAILRKRQGISIGNLIGSDVFNLLGVLGVAAVLRPLNASDDALLHVAVLAAFMLVILMMMRTGWKLSRVEGALLLTITVFRWLLHLR, from the coding sequence GTGCACGAAATCCTGCATGTCGCCATAATCACGCTTTCCATACTCGCGCTCTGGCAGGGCGCGGTCTGGACCGTCACCTCGGCTGCGCGTCTGGCACGACGCTTCGGCGTGTCCGAACTCGTTATCGGACTGACCGTGGTGGCCATCGGAACGTCCGCACCCGAATTTGCGGTGAGTATCGGAGCGGCAGTGAAAGGACACCCCGACCTGGCTATCGCCAATGTTGTCGGGTCGAATATTTTCAATCTCGGATTCATCCTTGGTATCGTACTCCTCGTGCGCACAGTGCCGACAACGCGAACGATGGTGTTCCGCGACGGCATCATGCTGAGCGGTACCGGAACCCTGCTCCTGGTATTTCTCTCGGATCACCAGCTTGGCTCGTTCGAGGGTGCGATTCTCCTCGCACTGCTGCTGGGATACATCCTGCTGCTGTATCTGAAAAGGGATGTGGCTCGTGAAGAACTTCCCGCCGGCGATTTCCACTGGTGGGACGTACCGATGGTACTTCTCGGCATCACATGCATTGTGCTCGGCGCGCATTTTCTCGTTGCTTCCTCAACCGTGTTGGCGCGGGCTGCCGGTATATCGGAATGGACGATCGGCATTTCCATCGTGGCGGTGGGGACTTCTATGCCGGAATTCGTGACCTCTTTTGTCGCAATACTGCGCAAGCGTCAGGGCATTTCCATCGGCAATCTGATCGGGAGCGACGTGTTCAATCTGCTCGGCGTCCTGGGTGTGGCCGCGGTGCTCCGTCCCCTGAACGCGAGCGATGACGCGCTTCTGCACGTCGCCGTGCTCGCGGCCTTCATGCTCGTGATTCTCATGATGATGCGTACCGGCTGGAAGCTCAGCCGCGTGGAGGGGGCTCTGCTGCTGACGATTACGGTGTTCCGCTGGCTGCTTCATCTCCGCTGA
- the murF gene encoding UDP-N-acetylmuramoyl-tripeptide--D-alanyl-D-alanine ligase, with translation MTLRIGDFAALPTAVLRNCDAIAEHVPTRVVTDSREAGPEVVFVAFRGSRTDAHDFVPDVLRRGALACVVENRWWRKHRDSVRDLPLIVVADTMKAYGGIAKMHRASFDVPVVGITGSNGKTGSKEMVAAVLRTRYRVLHTEGNLNNHIGLPATLLRLTAEHQVVVTEMGTNQPGDIAWLCDIARPTHGVITNIGRAHIEKLLSREGIAAEKSALFAALPSSGTAILNADEDLLSAAVPRRVPRISFGTRRKADVRLENVRLDADGRAIARIVAPRFMSKPLTLRLQSVGRHSALNAAAAVAVGFAFGCPVSKMKMALESVAPVDKRLQTHRVGGVLVINDSYNANPDSVLAALDVLRGIRIAGRRCAVLGDMLELGADARTEHERIGAAVVEARIPYVLTFGKLARGIQRGALQKAMETGFPVLALHFTDKAELAGNLSALLTDGDAVLVKGSRGMRMEEIVEVIVREFTSDEAQTA, from the coding sequence ATGACGCTTCGCATCGGCGATTTTGCCGCGCTCCCGACTGCCGTGCTGCGCAACTGCGACGCTATTGCTGAGCACGTTCCGACGCGTGTCGTGACGGATTCGCGCGAGGCAGGCCCGGAAGTCGTTTTTGTCGCGTTCCGTGGCAGCCGTACCGACGCGCATGACTTTGTGCCCGATGTGTTGCGTCGGGGCGCGCTGGCCTGTGTTGTGGAGAACCGGTGGTGGCGCAAGCACAGGGATTCGGTGCGCGACCTGCCGCTCATTGTCGTGGCGGATACCATGAAAGCCTACGGCGGTATCGCGAAGATGCATCGCGCATCCTTCGATGTACCAGTGGTGGGCATCACCGGAAGCAACGGGAAAACCGGGAGCAAGGAAATGGTTGCGGCGGTGCTGCGCACACGTTACCGCGTCCTGCACACCGAGGGAAATCTCAACAATCATATCGGCCTGCCGGCAACGTTACTGCGCCTGACAGCGGAGCATCAGGTGGTGGTGACGGAAATGGGGACAAATCAACCGGGAGACATCGCCTGGTTGTGCGACATCGCCCGCCCGACACATGGCGTGATCACGAATATCGGCCGCGCGCATATCGAAAAACTGCTCTCACGCGAAGGCATCGCCGCGGAAAAAAGCGCACTGTTCGCTGCGCTTCCTTCCAGTGGCACCGCCATTCTCAATGCGGATGAAGATCTGCTCAGCGCCGCTGTGCCCCGGCGTGTGCCGCGTATCAGCTTCGGCACGCGTCGCAAGGCGGATGTGCGACTCGAGAATGTACGACTCGACGCGGACGGACGCGCGATCGCCCGCATCGTTGCACCGCGCTTTATGTCGAAGCCGCTTACTCTGCGTCTGCAATCCGTGGGCAGGCATTCCGCGCTCAACGCCGCTGCGGCCGTCGCAGTGGGCTTCGCCTTCGGCTGCCCCGTATCGAAGATGAAGATGGCTCTTGAGAGCGTGGCACCGGTGGACAAACGCCTGCAGACGCACCGCGTCGGAGGGGTGCTGGTGATCAATGACAGCTACAACGCGAATCCTGATTCCGTACTCGCGGCACTGGACGTCCTGCGCGGTATACGCATCGCGGGCCGCCGCTGCGCGGTTCTCGGCGACATGCTGGAGCTCGGCGCCGACGCGCGCACGGAGCATGAGCGCATAGGAGCGGCAGTGGTGGAAGCCCGCATTCCGTATGTGCTCACCTTCGGGAAACTCGCGCGCGGTATACAGCGCGGTGCACTACAGAAAGCAATGGAAACGGGCTTCCCTGTGTTGGCTCTGCATTTCACCGATAAGGCGGAATTGGCCGGCAACCTCAGCGCGTTGCTCACCGACGGAGACGCGGTACTCGTCAAGGGATCGCGCGGCATGCGCATGGAAGAAATAGTGGAAGTCATCGTTCGCGAATTCACCAGCGATGAGGCACAAACAGCATGA
- the mraY gene encoding phospho-N-acetylmuramoyl-pentapeptide-transferase — protein MMYYLFDYINTHFSPPGFDVFRFITFRAAAAAITALLISWFLGPRIIRLLKRRQIGEAAKLEAPETHRVKAGTPTMGGLIVLGSIIMPVLLWGQLHNTYVWLILVATVLLGGVGFIDDYLKVVKKYPKGLIGEYKIVGQIVVGLIVGAVLYFSPEFEAGRSATNVPFFKNLLLDYTWFYIPMIILVIVATSNAVNLTDGLDGLAIGTISIAFIAIAIISYASGRVDFSNYLNIVYLPRSGELAVFSAAVIGAGLGFLWYNAYPAQVFMGDTGSLALGGAMGVLMVMIKKELLLPILGGIFFAETVSVLIQKAYFKYTKKKYGQGKRIFRMAPIHHHFELLGWPEPKIVTRFYIVAIILTILSLATFKVR, from the coding sequence ATGATGTACTACCTCTTCGATTACATCAACACGCACTTCAGCCCGCCGGGCTTCGACGTGTTCCGCTTCATCACCTTCCGTGCCGCCGCCGCCGCAATCACCGCGTTGCTCATCAGCTGGTTTCTCGGCCCACGAATCATTCGGCTGCTCAAGCGCCGGCAGATCGGAGAAGCGGCCAAGCTCGAAGCTCCGGAAACACATCGCGTCAAGGCCGGGACGCCCACGATGGGCGGACTCATCGTGCTCGGATCTATCATCATGCCTGTGCTGTTGTGGGGCCAGCTGCACAACACCTATGTGTGGCTGATTCTGGTCGCAACCGTGCTGCTCGGAGGCGTCGGCTTCATCGACGATTACCTCAAAGTGGTAAAAAAGTACCCAAAAGGTCTTATTGGCGAGTACAAAATCGTCGGACAGATTGTCGTGGGACTTATCGTCGGTGCCGTGTTGTATTTCTCCCCGGAATTTGAGGCAGGCAGATCGGCTACGAACGTGCCGTTTTTCAAAAATCTGTTGCTTGACTACACCTGGTTCTACATCCCGATGATCATCCTCGTCATCGTCGCGACATCGAACGCGGTGAATCTGACGGATGGCCTGGATGGCCTCGCCATCGGTACCATCTCCATCGCCTTTATCGCCATCGCGATCATCAGCTATGCGAGCGGTCGTGTGGATTTCTCGAATTACCTGAACATCGTCTATCTCCCGAGGAGCGGTGAACTTGCCGTGTTCAGCGCCGCGGTTATCGGTGCGGGGCTGGGTTTCCTCTGGTACAATGCCTATCCGGCGCAGGTATTCATGGGCGACACCGGATCGCTCGCCCTGGGCGGTGCCATGGGTGTGCTGATGGTCATGATCAAGAAAGAGCTGCTTCTGCCTATCCTCGGCGGCATCTTTTTTGCCGAAACGGTATCAGTGCTGATACAGAAGGCCTATTTCAAGTACACGAAAAAGAAATATGGACAGGGCAAGCGAATATTCCGCATGGCACCCATCCATCACCATTTCGAATTGCTCGGCTGGCCTGAACCCAAGATCGTGACGCGGTTCTATATCGTGGCGATCATCCTCACCATTCTGAGTCTGGCAACATTCAAGGTACGATGA
- the rsmH gene encoding 16S rRNA (cytosine(1402)-N(4))-methyltransferase RsmH, with protein MSEPDGETGYHIPVLLHPAVDLLIGNPTGVYVDGTLGGGGHSSEVLRRLGPTATVYGFDQDLEALEHSRLRFHQDPRMTLIHSNVVHLKQELAQRGVASIDGLLLDLGVSSHQIDEARRGFSFRADGPLDMRMNQDMRTTAADIIASSTEEELAEILFSWGEERHSRRIARAIIREAAVRRIENTAELRDIIMKAVSPAHVTKTLARVFQALRIAVNDELRVLEHTLRDALDMLTIGGRLVIISYHSLEDRRVKHFLRAEAASCICPPGLPVCVCGKTARVRILTTKQKEADEDEIRRNQRARSARLRAGEKIHA; from the coding sequence GTGAGTGAGCCAGATGGAGAGACCGGATATCACATACCGGTGTTGCTTCATCCGGCGGTTGATCTCCTCATCGGAAATCCCACCGGCGTATACGTTGATGGCACGCTCGGCGGAGGAGGTCACAGTAGCGAAGTATTGAGGCGGCTCGGACCCACGGCTACCGTGTACGGTTTTGACCAGGATCTCGAAGCACTTGAACACTCGCGGTTACGGTTCCACCAGGACCCCCGCATGACGCTCATCCACAGCAATGTGGTCCATCTAAAGCAAGAGCTTGCTCAGCGCGGCGTCGCGTCCATTGACGGTCTTCTGCTCGATCTCGGAGTGTCGTCGCATCAGATAGACGAAGCCCGCAGGGGGTTCAGCTTTCGCGCGGACGGCCCCCTGGACATGAGAATGAATCAGGATATGCGTACAACCGCAGCCGACATCATCGCATCGTCCACAGAAGAGGAACTGGCTGAGATTTTGTTCTCCTGGGGCGAAGAGCGTCACAGCAGACGCATCGCCAGAGCGATCATCCGCGAGGCAGCGGTACGACGCATAGAAAATACGGCGGAGTTGCGCGATATCATCATGAAGGCGGTTTCTCCGGCACATGTCACAAAAACTCTCGCGCGAGTGTTTCAGGCCTTGCGTATAGCGGTGAACGACGAGCTCCGGGTGCTCGAGCATACTCTGCGCGATGCCTTGGACATGCTCACGATCGGCGGGCGCTTGGTGATCATTTCCTATCATTCGCTCGAAGATCGCAGAGTGAAGCACTTTTTACGGGCAGAAGCCGCGAGCTGTATCTGCCCGCCCGGACTGCCGGTGTGTGTGTGCGGCAAAACCGCAAGAGTACGAATACTGACGACGAAGCAGAAAGAGGCAGACGAAGATGAGATACGTAGAAATCAACGAGCCAGAAGCGCCCGTCTTCGCGCAGGCGAAAAGATTCACGCGTAA
- the mraZ gene encoding division/cell wall cluster transcriptional repressor MraZ, whose product MAGFKGKYEYAVDDKGRVNLPAKLRKNLSPEAQDSFVITRGYDISLDLFPLDMWNEFEQQLRNKTNRHEDDHRLYVRTVMMWAQETSLDKQSRITIPQDLMEFAGISGNVIIIGALDKIELWSPENFKAYYDRHAEQTYEAVAARVMGGA is encoded by the coding sequence ATGGCTGGTTTCAAAGGAAAATATGAATACGCCGTAGACGACAAGGGTCGTGTGAACCTCCCTGCCAAGCTACGGAAAAATCTGTCGCCCGAGGCACAGGATTCCTTTGTTATCACGCGGGGGTATGACATCAGTCTCGATTTATTCCCGTTGGACATGTGGAATGAATTCGAACAGCAACTTCGCAACAAAACGAACAGACACGAGGACGATCACCGCCTGTACGTCCGTACCGTCATGATGTGGGCGCAGGAAACCAGTCTGGACAAGCAGTCCCGCATCACCATTCCGCAGGATCTCATGGAATTCGCCGGAATCAGCGGCAATGTGATCATCATCGGCGCACTTGATAAAATCGAACTCTGGAGCCCCGAGAACTTCAAGGCCTACTATGACCGGCACGCGGAGCAGACCTACGAGGCCGTTGCCGCCCGCGTGATGGGGGGCGCGTGA
- a CDS encoding UDP-N-acetylmuramoyl-L-alanyl-D-glutamate--2,6-diaminopimelate ligase — protein MFNQVATNLHAFATGCRLSDIVSDIAAVQIYGPQDAAVANITTDSRRVSRGSVFAAVEGEHVDGHRFVQRAIEAGAVCVVVQLRQYEEGLKDLLTPAYCQHNGSTVAIVHDTREAVAVLADRYYDSPSRDLKLIGITGTNGKTTISWLLQGALRAAKLSPGMIGTVEYRIGDTVLPATYTTPPAEDLHRMFRDMRKAGCKSAVMEVSSHALALKRVHGISFDVSVFTNLTQDHLDFHGDMDAYRDAKGLLFSAHTRGVGLLNADDPVSSHLRAPLGRRGKLYGQHGKPAFRMRDIEVTAKGTSLTIEHAGASWKLRSSLVGAFNAYNLTAAFAAAVLLGIDPEIARRGIQSVKRVPGRFERILSADGVAAIVDYSHTPDSLAKALQTARALVGAGRVITVFGCGGDRDKGKRPYMGAVASSMSDLAIITSDNPRTEDPAAIIAAVYAGVQPGREVMVRSGRKAAIHQALKLARPGDIVLVAGKGHENYQIIGTTKRHFDDSEVVRAYFEARRGGVQ, from the coding sequence GTGTTCAATCAGGTCGCAACAAATCTGCACGCTTTTGCCACGGGCTGCCGCCTGTCGGACATCGTCAGCGATATCGCTGCGGTGCAGATCTATGGTCCCCAGGATGCCGCCGTGGCGAATATCACCACGGACTCGCGTAGGGTGTCCCGCGGATCAGTATTTGCCGCGGTGGAAGGGGAACATGTGGATGGACATCGCTTCGTGCAGCGCGCGATCGAGGCCGGGGCGGTGTGCGTTGTCGTGCAATTGCGCCAGTACGAAGAAGGGCTGAAAGATCTGCTTACGCCGGCGTACTGCCAGCACAACGGGAGTACGGTAGCGATTGTGCACGATACGCGCGAAGCGGTGGCGGTGCTGGCGGATCGCTACTACGATTCACCATCACGGGATCTGAAGCTCATCGGTATCACCGGCACCAACGGGAAGACCACCATCTCCTGGCTTTTGCAAGGCGCCCTCAGAGCTGCCAAACTTTCTCCCGGAATGATCGGGACGGTCGAATACCGCATAGGGGATACCGTTCTGCCGGCGACCTACACCACACCGCCTGCGGAAGACCTGCACCGCATGTTTCGTGACATGCGCAAGGCCGGATGCAAATCCGCAGTGATGGAAGTGTCCTCGCATGCACTGGCTCTCAAGCGCGTACACGGCATTTCGTTTGATGTCTCCGTTTTTACCAATCTCACCCAGGACCATCTGGATTTCCACGGCGATATGGATGCCTATCGCGATGCAAAGGGCTTGCTGTTCAGCGCCCATACGCGCGGTGTCGGCCTCCTGAATGCCGACGATCCCGTTTCGTCGCATCTGCGCGCCCCGCTGGGCAGGAGGGGCAAGCTGTACGGTCAGCATGGGAAGCCAGCGTTTCGTATGCGCGACATCGAGGTGACAGCGAAGGGAACTTCCCTCACCATCGAGCATGCGGGTGCATCGTGGAAATTGCGCTCCTCGTTAGTGGGTGCGTTCAACGCCTACAATCTTACCGCAGCCTTCGCCGCGGCGGTGTTACTGGGTATTGATCCGGAAATTGCCCGCCGCGGAATTCAATCGGTAAAACGTGTACCCGGTCGCTTCGAGCGTATCCTGTCCGCTGACGGCGTCGCCGCGATTGTGGACTATTCCCATACACCGGATTCACTCGCGAAAGCCCTGCAGACGGCCCGCGCATTGGTCGGCGCTGGCCGCGTGATTACGGTGTTCGGCTGCGGCGGCGACCGCGACAAGGGGAAGCGACCGTATATGGGGGCTGTGGCATCGTCCATGAGCGATCTGGCGATCATCACGTCCGACAACCCGCGCACCGAAGATCCCGCGGCGATTATCGCAGCGGTGTACGCCGGTGTGCAGCCAGGCCGCGAAGTGATGGTACGCAGCGGGCGAAAAGCCGCGATCCATCAGGCGCTCAAGCTCGCACGCCCCGGAGACATCGTGCTCGTGGCGGGTAAAGGCCATGAAAATTATCAGATCATCGGGACCACGAAGCGGCATTTCGATGACAGTGAAGTGGTTCGCGCCTATTTCGAAGCCCGACGCGGAGGTGTGCAATGA
- the murD gene encoding UDP-N-acetylmuramoyl-L-alanine--D-glutamate ligase, translating into MQRAFDIASLKVTVIGAARSGLAAARLLRSKGVSVFLSELSEAGRYPEAARLLAEENIEHEFGEHSERLYAADLIVVSPGVPSDAPVLLEAERRGMPVISEIEIGTMFVDGPIIAVTGTNGKTTTTTLTGEICAASGRRTLLAGNIGFAFTDALRENDGDIDISVLEISSFQLDTCVTFHPTTAVITTITPDHLNRYHGSFEEYVASKQRIFMNQNSGDRLIYSVDNPVVEAAVKPAASQLFPVSVTQRLKFGGWRENGHLMLDAGYGGELLARVEDLQIRGAHNHMNVLMASLAARLEGIPMDVIRQAVISFRGVEHRLEFVIELDGVAWVNDSKATNVDSVVTALQSYKQPVVLIAGGRDKGTSYDPMMELVKEKVHTMVLIGEAGDRMEAAFSRVTRVTRARDMQEAVNIARAAARPGDVAMLSPGCASFDMYDNFEHRGRVFKECVRTFCREPMVA; encoded by the coding sequence ATGCAGCGCGCATTCGATATCGCTAGTCTGAAAGTTACCGTCATCGGCGCCGCACGGAGTGGACTCGCCGCAGCCCGCCTGCTGCGCAGCAAAGGGGTCAGTGTGTTTCTGAGCGAGCTGTCGGAGGCCGGTCGCTATCCCGAGGCCGCACGCCTGCTCGCGGAAGAAAACATCGAACACGAATTCGGCGAACACAGCGAGCGCCTCTATGCGGCTGATCTCATTGTCGTGAGTCCGGGCGTCCCGTCCGATGCACCCGTGCTGCTTGAAGCCGAACGGCGCGGCATGCCCGTCATCAGTGAAATCGAGATCGGTACCATGTTCGTTGACGGCCCCATTATCGCCGTCACCGGCACGAATGGAAAAACGACGACGACGACGCTTACCGGCGAGATCTGCGCCGCCTCCGGACGCCGGACCCTGCTTGCGGGGAACATCGGTTTTGCGTTCACCGACGCCTTGCGCGAGAACGACGGAGATATAGACATCAGTGTGCTCGAGATCAGCAGCTTCCAGCTCGATACCTGTGTGACGTTTCATCCGACCACAGCCGTCATCACAACCATCACCCCCGATCACCTGAACCGCTATCACGGATCCTTCGAAGAGTACGTTGCCTCCAAACAGCGCATCTTCATGAATCAGAATTCCGGGGACCGGCTTATTTACAGTGTGGATAATCCGGTGGTCGAAGCAGCGGTAAAGCCCGCAGCGTCACAGCTGTTCCCGGTGAGCGTGACGCAGCGTTTGAAATTCGGCGGCTGGCGTGAGAACGGCCATCTCATGCTCGACGCAGGGTATGGTGGGGAGTTGCTCGCACGCGTCGAAGACCTGCAGATCCGCGGAGCGCATAATCATATGAACGTGCTGATGGCGTCGCTCGCGGCCCGCCTCGAAGGGATTCCCATGGACGTGATACGCCAGGCGGTGATCTCCTTCCGTGGCGTCGAGCATCGGCTGGAATTCGTCATCGAGCTCGACGGTGTCGCCTGGGTCAACGACTCGAAAGCCACGAATGTGGACTCCGTCGTCACTGCACTGCAGAGCTACAAACAGCCCGTGGTATTGATCGCGGGCGGACGCGACAAAGGCACATCCTATGATCCGATGATGGAATTGGTGAAGGAAAAAGTGCATACGATGGTGCTGATCGGCGAGGCCGGCGACCGCATGGAAGCGGCATTCTCGCGCGTAACCAGGGTGACCCGCGCACGCGACATGCAGGAAGCGGTGAATATCGCCAGAGCGGCGGCGCGTCCGGGGGATGTGGCGATGCTCTCGCCCGGTTGCGCGAGCTTTGACATGTACGACAATTTCGAACACCGCGGCCGCGTATTCAAGGAATGCGTGCGTACCTTTTGTCGGGAACCGATGGTAGCGTGA
- a CDS encoding penicillin-binding transpeptidase domain-containing protein produces the protein MTLEPFNYNTSKNEEYRLLQRQQSSVRMYMLMVLFIAGFIAVAMKLFVIQVRDSEKLQELARIQYESRESIKPMRGLILDRNLSILASNVTEYLLAVDPAVIEDRDSVARVISAALNRPLREIRSLLSDTTRRYVVVQKRLPEEAAATLKGWDYYGVKLRPSPRRRYNFQALAGPLIGYTNVDNKGQSGIELEMDRELSGHEGFIVYQRDARGSRRPEVDYPKVEPVNGRSVVLTISQVYQSIAEEELSKGVELYAAESGRCIVLQPRTGEILAMANYPSIDPNKLQEYTPEKARNRAVTDLYEPGSTFKIVAMSAALNEGLYEPDDVINAENGRWVYNPKLKPIVDDHPYAQLTLRGAFEHSSNIVSAKLANKLGDERFYKYARNYGFGVKTGIELPGEISGDLKKPLNWDGTTLNLLAFGYGLAVTSLQIACAYAAIANDGVLMRPFIRKWLLDENRNIVEENTPQVVRRVVSPETSHIMRSFMKGVVDSGTARLASIEGVSIGGKTGTSQRLVNGSYSNKSHVASFVGFFPVEDPKVLILVILDAPSRGYYGGTTAGPIFRNIAMRIINSSSEFAKRPEPLYASFKGNDQVRVPNVRGMNRDVAEALLKAHGLNMHLTGKGERVASQSPSDDRMVRRRSIVTLHMRPAKQEQAGAMVRVPNVIGMSLRQAMAYMKSMQLTPSPMGSGIVRAQYPEPGEMVPSGSRCTINADAEVISANLY, from the coding sequence GTGACGTTGGAACCGTTCAATTACAACACCAGCAAGAATGAAGAATACCGTCTGCTGCAGCGCCAGCAGAGTTCGGTACGTATGTATATGCTGATGGTGTTGTTCATTGCCGGATTCATTGCCGTCGCTATGAAGCTCTTCGTCATCCAGGTGCGGGATTCCGAAAAACTGCAGGAGCTTGCACGCATACAGTACGAGAGCAGGGAGAGTATCAAGCCCATGCGCGGCCTCATTCTCGACCGCAATCTCTCCATACTCGCATCCAATGTGACCGAGTATCTGCTGGCGGTCGATCCCGCAGTGATAGAGGATCGCGATTCCGTGGCCCGCGTCATCTCCGCTGCTCTCAACCGGCCGCTCAGGGAGATTCGCTCCCTGTTGTCGGATACCACACGGCGCTATGTGGTCGTGCAGAAACGACTTCCGGAAGAAGCCGCCGCAACACTCAAGGGGTGGGATTACTATGGCGTGAAACTCCGCCCTTCACCCAGACGTCGCTACAACTTCCAGGCACTCGCCGGGCCGCTGATCGGCTACACCAATGTGGATAACAAAGGGCAAAGCGGTATAGAACTCGAAATGGACAGAGAGCTCTCGGGCCATGAAGGTTTTATCGTGTATCAACGCGATGCCCGCGGGTCGCGCAGGCCTGAAGTGGATTATCCGAAAGTGGAACCGGTGAACGGACGCAGTGTGGTGCTCACCATCTCGCAGGTGTACCAGTCCATCGCCGAAGAAGAGCTGTCGAAAGGAGTGGAACTCTACGCCGCCGAATCGGGCCGATGCATCGTGTTGCAACCCAGAACAGGCGAAATTCTCGCCATGGCAAACTATCCGAGTATCGATCCCAACAAACTTCAGGAGTACACGCCGGAGAAAGCCCGCAATCGTGCCGTGACGGATCTTTACGAACCGGGCTCCACTTTCAAAATCGTTGCCATGAGCGCCGCGCTGAACGAAGGGTTGTACGAGCCGGACGATGTCATCAACGCGGAAAACGGACGATGGGTGTACAACCCGAAGCTCAAGCCGATTGTTGACGATCATCCGTACGCACAACTCACCCTTCGCGGCGCCTTTGAGCACAGCTCCAACATCGTCAGTGCAAAACTGGCTAACAAACTGGGCGACGAACGCTTCTACAAGTATGCGCGAAATTACGGCTTCGGCGTCAAAACTGGCATTGAACTCCCCGGCGAAATTTCCGGCGATTTAAAGAAACCGCTGAACTGGGACGGCACAACGCTCAACCTTCTGGCGTTCGGCTACGGTCTTGCCGTCACCTCCTTGCAGATCGCCTGCGCGTACGCGGCGATCGCCAATGACGGCGTGCTGATGCGGCCCTTTATTCGTAAATGGCTGCTCGATGAGAATCGTAATATCGTGGAAGAAAATACACCGCAAGTGGTACGCCGTGTCGTTTCGCCCGAAACCTCGCACATCATGCGAAGCTTCATGAAGGGCGTGGTGGACAGCGGCACCGCGCGTCTGGCCAGCATCGAGGGCGTAAGTATCGGTGGAAAAACCGGAACGTCGCAGCGTCTGGTGAACGGGTCCTACTCGAACAAGTCCCATGTGGCCTCCTTCGTGGGATTTTTCCCCGTCGAAGATCCCAAGGTGCTGATCCTCGTCATTCTCGATGCTCCCTCGCGCGGTTACTACGGGGGAACGACGGCGGGACCGATATTCCGCAACATCGCCATGCGCATCATCAATTCGTCCAGCGAATTTGCAAAGCGGCCCGAACCGCTCTATGCCTCGTTCAAAGGCAACGATCAGGTACGCGTACCGAACGTGCGCGGGATGAACCGCGACGTGGCGGAAGCTCTGCTCAAAGCACACGGACTGAATATGCACCTCACAGGTAAGGGCGAGCGCGTCGCATCCCAGAGTCCGTCAGACGACCGTATGGTGCGTCGCCGCAGTATCGTCACGCTGCACATGCGGCCTGCCAAGCAGGAGCAGGCCGGCGCCATGGTGCGTGTTCCGAACGTTATCGGTATGTCGCTGCGCCAGGCCATGGCCTACATGAAGAGCATGCAGCTCACGCCGAGTCCCATGGGCAGCGGCATTGTCCGTGCCCAGTATCCCGAACCCGGAGAGATGGTCCCATCCGGGTCCCGCTGTACCATCAATGCGGACGCAGAAGTCATTTCCGCCAATCTGTACTGA